The Fulvia fulva chromosome 6, complete sequence genome includes a window with the following:
- a CDS encoding C6 finger domain transcription factor nscR: MNHELDSRDAIVEQYRRSAEEAFVRANLLSTRDFVTLQAFVIYLAGLRACQANAHQWTLTAVAIRLASALSLGLDSNMSRPSKLSPLESELRHRLWFSIGVLDMHSAFDRGSQPLLKSDSFPTFPSNVNDVALSHQSLSPQSHFSEMSFSLLVYHASLCQRKLAEIGSSAADGNIDPLIAGYEQVGCLADFERYVQRIGTGTVGNTEPIQDFPVAVAEESLVAMRLLLYRPLHKRGNGFVHPDYSPTERFDLLVTATEVLERSQSKRSWIAFAQWAWFSWVKWYALAVVLAELCCARDGELADRAWRVAQASYDGYAKLVADTESGLLWKPIMKLMRKVQQVRGEQRLAHQTLERHDAIARYQQYWLDGMSDATSANVLPTPASSVAAPHPEHGDTAGSMELGSMIYQQQGQGTAGDMSWLHWDLLIDDINESNINDMVW, from the exons ATGAATCACGAGCTAGATAGCAGGGACGCTATCGTAGAGCAGTACCGCAGAAGTGCAGAAGAAGCTTTCGTCCGCGCGAACCTGCTCTCCACGAGGGACTTTGTTACCCTTCAGGCGTTCGTTATCTACCTG GCTGGTCTCCGTGCTTGCCAAGCCAACGCACACCAATGGACCCTTACCGCAGTCGCGATACGTTTGGCCAGCGCACTAAGTCTAGGTCTAGACAGTAACATGTCCCGGCCATCTAAGCTCTCGCCTCTGGAAAGCGAACTTCGGCACCGACTTTGGTTCAGTATCGGAGTGTTGGACATGCACTCCGCGTTTGACAGAGGATCCCAACCACTCCTGAAATCAGACAGCTTTCCGACATTTCCCAGCAACGTCAACGATGTAGCGCTCAGTCATCAGTCGCTTTCACCTCAGAGTCATTTCTCTGAGATGTCGTTCAGCTTACTCGTCTACCATGCTAGTCTCTGTCAGAGAAAGCTCGCCGAGATAGGGTCTTCGGCCGCCGATGGTAACATCGATCCTTTGATCGCAGGCTATGAGCAAGTTGGCTGCTTAGCCGATTTTGAGCGCTACGTGCAACGGATAGGTACTGGCACTGTAGGCAATACTGAGCCTATACAGGACTTTCCCGTCGCAGTTGCGGAGGAAAGCCTAGTCGCCATGCGCCTGCTGCTATACAGGCCTCTCCATAAGCGAGGAAACGGTTTCGTACATCCCGACTACAGCCCCACAGAGCGCTTCGACCTCCTAGTGACAGCTACCGAAGTTCTCGAGCGCTCACAGTCTAAGCGATCTTGGATTGCATTCGCCCAGTGGGCCTGGTTCTC TTGGGTCAAATGGTACGCTCTTGCCGTCGTTCTCGCAGAACTCTGTTGTGCACGCGACGGCGAGCTCGCGGATCGAGCTTGGCGAGTCGCTCAAGCGTCCTACGACGGATATGCTAAGCTTGTAGCTGACACGGAGTCGGGCCTGCTCTGGAAACCGATCATGAAGCTTATGCGTAAGGTGCAGCAAGTCAGAGGAGAGCAGAGGCTTGCGCACCAGACCCTCGAGCGGCATGATGCTATCGCTCGGTATCAGCAGTATTGGCTAGACGGCATGTCCGATGCGACCTCCGCTAATGTGCTGCCCACTCCTGCGTCTTCTGTGGCTGCTCCCCATCCCGAACATGGTGACACCGCCGGATCTATGGAGCTTGGATCCATGATTTATCAGCAGCAAGGCCAAGGGACGGCTGGCGATATGTCTTGGTTGCATTGGGACCTGCTGATCGACGATATCAATGAGTCGAATATCAATGATATGGTGTGGTGA
- a CDS encoding Efflux pump dotC, translated as MTALASSAGYTWVGSAYLLANAAATPLWGKLSDIFGRKPMLLFANVVFFIGSLFAGLSNRIGMLIAARAVQGIGGAGLLTLVDIAISDLFSMRTRGTYLGIIGGVFYINLPLDSLAFIVILFFRKLPTPRVPIIEGLLAIDWLGNFFVTGGTVMFLLGLQYGGVTRPWISAIVLCLIILGAFCLVVLVLVEWRVAKYPPMQLDIFKSRFNAALLVLTFLHGFTFIAAFYYLPLYFQVSRAASALLSGVYLLPAAIPTGLAAFAKGAFIGITGNYLIPIYVGVTFMTLGFGLFINLHADSSWAKIIIYQIIAGIGMGSLLQPPLVALQAGIKQRDIASSTATSNFLRLIAESISLVVGQVIFQNQMKDKTPYLISTIGSRLAEQIGAHDAAASTSLIHSLGGAQKKVVERVFANSLRPAWIMYTAVAGLSIVAALLISRTVLSKDHEIAEVGLEAEKRHAADRKAEKAARGNKSDGQGPWV; from the exons ATGACTGCTTTGGCG TCCTCCGCGGGCTATACCTGGGTCGGATCGGCATATCTTCTTGCCAATGCTGCTGCTACGCCATTATGGGGCAAGCTCTCGGACATCTTCGGTCGAAAGCCAATGCTGCTGTTTGCAAATGTTGTGTTCTTCATTG GCTCTCTTTTCGCGGGCCTTTCGAATCGCATCGGCATGCTCATTGCCGCTCGCGCTGTACAAGGTATTGGAGGTGCCGGCCTACTGACTCTGGTGGACATCGCAATCAGCGACTTGTTCAGCATGCGTACGCGCGGTACATACCTTGGCATAATCGGTGGTGT CTTCTACATCAACCTCCCCCTCGATAGCCTGGCCTTCATCGTAATCCTCTTCTTCCGCAAACTACCAACACCTCGCGTTCCCATCATCGAGGGCCTTCTCGCAATTGACTGGCTCGGCAACTTCTTCGTCACGGGCGGGACCGTCATGTTCCTACTTGGCCTTCAGTACGGCGGCGTAACACGCCCCTGGATTTCCGCCATCGTTCTCTGTCTCATCATTCTCGGGGCCTTCTGCCTCGTCGTCTTAGTTCTGGTCGAGTGGCGCGTAGCAAAATACCCACCCATGCAGCTCGACATCTTCAAATCCCGCTTTAATGCCGCCCTGCTTGTCTTGACGTTCCTCCACGGCTTCACCTTCATCGCGGCATTCTACTATCTCCCGCTGTACTTCCAGGTCTCCCGCGCAGCTTCGGCGCTGCTTTCTGGTGTATACCTCCTACCTGCAGCAATCCCGACTGGCCTCGCAGCTTTCGCGAAAGGTGCCTTTATTGGCATCACTGGAAACTACCTCATCCCAATTTACGTCGGCGTCACCTTCATGACTTTAGGCTTCGGGCTCTTCATCAACCTCCACGCCGACAGCAGCTGGGCGAAGATCATCATCTACCAAATTATCGCCGGCATCGGGATGGGTTCTCTACTCCAGCCTCCCCTCGTGGCACTCCAAGCTGGCATCAAACAGCGCGACATCGCGTCCAGTACCGCAACTTCCAACTTCCTCCGCCTGATCGCCGAGTCCATCTCCCTCGTCGTAGGCCAGGTAATCTTCCAGAACCAGATGAAGGACAAGACACCCTACCTCATCTCTACCATTGGTTCCCGACTCGCAGAACAGATCGGTGCGCATGACGCGGCGGCAAGTACATCGCTCATCCATTCGCTCGGTGGGGCGCAAAAGAAGGTGGTGGAGCGAGTCTTCGCGAACAGTCTGAGGCCGGCGTGGATCATGTACACAGCTGTGGCGGGTCTCTCGATCGTGGCGGCGCTTCTGATCAGTAGGACTGTTCTCAGTAAAGATCATGAGATTGCAGAGGTGGGTCTTGAGGCAGAGAAGAGGCATGCTGCGGATCGGaaggcggagaaggcggcgAGAGGCAATAAGAGTGATGGGCAGGGACCCTGGGTGTAG